GAGCTGCGGGATACCGGGTCTTACAAATACCATAGTCTACGGTACCGTGCGATGCAAGAGAAAACTCGCGCTTGCGATGTCTGCGAGCCAGTACGTAATGGCCGGGCAGACCGGGGGCTGCCGCGCACGTCTATTGCCGGGCGGATCGGGGTCTGCGCGCACGAGCCCCGCTGGTCCGAAGCCCCAAGGATAGCTCGATTCGATCGAAAAGCAGCACCCCCCGGCTTGCTCCCTCATGATTTCAGGCAACCCGGTCGATATCAGAGAAGACGGGCCAAAGTCTGCGCAGACCGCTCTCCGGGCGGCACGGGGTCGGAACTGCGCTTTTGGTGGCGTGGTTTGAGAGATGGCGTTATATTTCTTTGTCGGTGAGTTCGTTTGAGAGGCACTAGGCTAATGCGGAATGCAGTCGTTTTGGCGACGCTGCTGGCGCCGACAGCAATGTTGGTGGCGGCAAAGAACATGACTCCCGATGAAATCGACTACAAGGCCGATTTTATCGTAAAAGTCGTGGACTACGTCACCTGGCCGGAGGGCGCCGGCACCAACGCCAACGGCGAAATCGCCATCGGCGTTATCGGAGAATCCCCTCTCACGCCGAAGCTGAAGGAGCTGGCCGCCGCAAGAGAAGGCGGCAAGATGACAGTTACCGTCGTGACCTCGGACGCCGATCTTTCCGTGTTTCAGATTCTATTCCTCACCACCGAAGACAAAACCGAGCTCGCCAAGATCCTCAAGAAGGTCCAGAATGCGCCGGTGCTCACGATCAGCGACGCTTATTATTTCGCGCGGCATGGCGTTATGGTGAATTTCTATAGTGAAGATGTTGACGGAAAGGCCAAGATCAAGTTTGAGGTCAACCAGATGACCCTCGGTTTCGTGGGGCTAAAAATGAGCTCCAAGCTGCTCAAGCTGGCGACCATAATCTGACCCCACAACCGTTCCAAACTACAAGCGTCCGCAGGCTCAGACCGCGGACGCTTATTCTTTGGCTGATCAGCGCATCAGATTAGTTCTCGGCGAGCACTACCTCGTCGTACTCAACCTCGAAGCGAAGCTTGTGCCTGGCCTCCTCCTGCGCGAGCATCAGAAACAGTTGCCTCAGGTCGTCGCTGTCAGTGGCGCCGGCGAGACTGTTGTAAAGTGCGTAAGCCGCCTTTTCGGCTTTCATGG
This sequence is a window from Candidatus Zixiibacteriota bacterium. Protein-coding genes within it:
- a CDS encoding YfiR family protein, coding for MATLLAPTAMLVAAKNMTPDEIDYKADFIVKVVDYVTWPEGAGTNANGEIAIGVIGESPLTPKLKELAAAREGGKMTVTVVTSDADLSVFQILFLTTEDKTELAKILKKVQNAPVLTISDAYYFARHGVMVNFYSEDVDGKAKIKFEVNQMTLGFVGLKMSSKLLKLATII